In one Pseudomonas sp. 31-12 genomic region, the following are encoded:
- a CDS encoding N-formylglutamate amidohydrolase: MHACTESAERGLFTEPAYTLSREDSTHPLILVCEHASRFIPARLNDLGLSHAAAREHIAWDIGALALAQGLSQALGATLLAANYSRLLVDLNRPRHAPDSIPAHSEIYQIPGNQDLDEATREYRRECLFKPFHARLQTLIDQRVAQGRPVRVVGIHSFTPIYHGQPRALEAGVLFGEAKGYAQRLIDGLSQHPLKVAGNEPYKINPLGDMTVPVHGDARGLESVLIEVRNDLLRTPEEVSRWTDYLAPLL; this comes from the coding sequence ATGCACGCGTGTACTGAATCCGCTGAACGCGGTCTCTTTACCGAGCCCGCGTACACCCTGAGCCGCGAAGACTCGACACACCCGTTGATTCTGGTGTGCGAACACGCCAGCCGTTTTATCCCGGCCAGGTTGAATGACCTGGGCTTGAGTCATGCAGCGGCCCGCGAGCATATCGCCTGGGACATTGGCGCGCTGGCACTGGCGCAAGGTTTGTCCCAGGCACTGGGGGCAACGCTGCTGGCGGCCAATTACTCGCGGTTATTGGTTGACCTCAACCGCCCGCGCCATGCCCCGGACAGTATCCCGGCGCACAGCGAGATCTATCAGATACCGGGCAATCAGGATCTGGACGAGGCCACGCGCGAGTACCGCCGCGAATGCCTGTTCAAACCGTTTCATGCCCGGCTGCAAACCTTGATCGACCAGCGTGTCGCGCAAGGGCGGCCGGTTCGGGTGGTCGGCATTCACAGCTTCACCCCGATTTACCACGGCCAGCCACGCGCGCTGGAAGCCGGCGTGCTGTTTGGTGAAGCCAAGGGCTACGCCCAACGATTGATTGACGGGTTGAGCCAGCACCCCTTGAAGGTTGCCGGAAACGAGCCGTACAAAATCAATCCGCTGGGCGACATGACGGTGCCGGTGCATGGCGATGCTCGGGGATTGGAGTCGGTGTTGATCGAAGTGCGCAACGACCTGTTGCGCACCCCTGAAGAGGTCAGTCGCTGGACAGATTACCTGGCGCCACTGCTGTAA
- a CDS encoding APC family permease: MEIEEFGYKQELKRSLSLTDLVVYGMIFMIPIAPFGVYGYVNAEAPGMVPLAYIIGMVAMLFTALSYGSMARAFPIAGSVYSYAQRGLNPHVGFIAGWLMLLDYLLIPPLLYVYAAMALNHLYPDIPKVGFILAFLVSATFVNLRGITFTARMNIVFLLAQLVVLGIFLFYAWNALHSGGGNGQLTLAPLYNPDTFNFALLMQAVSIAVLSFLGFDAISTLAEEIKGDPGRSVGKAALITLLVMGVIFVVQTWIATDLAAGMGFTSADTAFYEIAEIAAGSWLATLTGVATALAWGVAVAITSQAAVSRLLFGMARDGKLPKVLARVHPKHNTPYLSIYLVAVLSLVICYLFINSVDTLTSLVNFGALSGFMLLHLTVINYYWRRQKSGQVIRHLICPVIGFIIVAAIMYNMGVDAQKLGLIWIALGLVYLFFLNRLGASTELPDPSNG; the protein is encoded by the coding sequence ATGGAAATAGAAGAATTCGGCTACAAGCAAGAGTTGAAACGTAGCCTGTCACTGACCGACCTGGTGGTGTACGGGATGATCTTCATGATCCCCATCGCCCCGTTCGGAGTGTACGGTTATGTCAACGCCGAAGCGCCCGGGATGGTGCCGCTGGCCTACATCATCGGCATGGTCGCGATGCTGTTCACCGCCCTGAGTTACGGCAGCATGGCCCGGGCTTTTCCGATTGCGGGTTCGGTGTATTCCTACGCACAACGCGGCCTCAACCCGCATGTCGGGTTTATCGCCGGATGGCTGATGCTGCTCGATTACCTGCTGATTCCACCGTTGCTCTACGTTTACGCGGCCATGGCGCTGAATCACCTTTATCCGGACATTCCCAAGGTCGGTTTCATCCTGGCGTTTCTGGTCAGCGCGACGTTCGTCAACCTGCGGGGCATCACGTTTACCGCCCGCATGAACATTGTGTTTCTGCTGGCGCAACTGGTGGTGCTGGGGATCTTCCTGTTCTACGCCTGGAATGCGCTGCACAGCGGTGGCGGCAACGGTCAGCTAACCCTGGCGCCGTTGTACAACCCCGACACCTTCAATTTCGCCCTGCTGATGCAAGCGGTATCGATTGCGGTGCTGTCGTTCCTCGGTTTCGATGCGATCTCCACCCTCGCCGAAGAAATCAAGGGCGACCCGGGCCGCAGCGTCGGCAAGGCAGCGCTCATTACCCTCTTGGTGATGGGCGTGATCTTTGTCGTGCAGACCTGGATTGCCACTGACCTGGCGGCCGGCATGGGCTTCACCTCCGCCGACACCGCGTTCTATGAAATCGCCGAAATCGCCGCCGGCAGCTGGCTGGCGACCCTGACCGGCGTGGCCACGGCCCTGGCCTGGGGCGTAGCGGTCGCCATTACGTCGCAAGCGGCGGTATCGCGGCTGCTGTTCGGCATGGCCCGAGACGGCAAGCTGCCGAAAGTGCTGGCCAGGGTTCACCCGAAACACAACACCCCGTACCTGAGCATCTACCTGGTGGCCGTGTTGTCTCTGGTGATTTGCTACCTGTTCATCAACTCGGTGGACACCCTCACCTCGCTGGTGAACTTCGGCGCGTTGAGCGGTTTCATGTTGCTGCACCTGACCGTGATCAATTACTACTGGCGTCGGCAGAAGTCCGGCCAGGTGATCCGTCACCTGATCTGCCCGGTAATCGGCTTCATCATCGTCGCGGCCATCATGTACAACATGGGCGTCGATGCACAAAAACTCGGTCTGATCTGGATTGCCCTGGGCCTGGTGTATCTGTTCTTCCTGAACAGGCTCGGCGCCAGCACCGAATTGCCCGATCCGAGCAACGGCTGA
- a CDS encoding oxaloacetate decarboxylase, which yields MSRLSHQDLRRNFRELFASNTCYHTASVFDPMSARIAADLGFEVGILGGSVASLQVLGAPDFALITLSEFAEQATRIGRVAQLPVIADADHGYGNALNVMRTIVELERAGIAALTIEDTLLPAQFGRKSTDLIGVAEGVGKIRAALEARVDSEMAIIARTNAGILPVQEVISRTCHYQQAGADGICMVGVRDFDHLEQIAEHLSVPLMLVTYGNPLLRDDKRLAELGVRVTIDGHGAYFAAIKATYDSLREQRQIFTQASDLSATELTHTYTQPEEYIRWAEEFMSVKE from the coding sequence ATGTCCAGGCTTTCTCATCAAGATTTGCGCCGTAACTTCCGCGAGCTTTTTGCTTCCAACACCTGCTATCACACGGCGTCGGTTTTCGACCCGATGTCGGCCCGCATTGCCGCTGACCTGGGGTTTGAAGTGGGTATCCTCGGTGGCTCAGTCGCCTCGTTGCAGGTGCTGGGTGCCCCCGACTTCGCCTTGATCACCCTCAGCGAGTTCGCCGAACAGGCCACGCGCATCGGCCGTGTCGCCCAATTGCCGGTCATCGCCGACGCCGACCACGGCTACGGCAACGCGCTCAACGTGATGCGCACCATCGTCGAACTGGAACGCGCCGGCATCGCCGCGCTGACCATCGAAGACACCCTGTTGCCAGCGCAATTCGGCCGCAAATCCACCGATCTGATCGGCGTCGCGGAAGGCGTCGGCAAGATTCGCGCGGCACTGGAAGCCCGGGTTGACTCGGAAATGGCGATCATCGCGCGGACCAACGCCGGGATCCTGCCCGTTCAGGAAGTCATCAGCCGTACCTGCCATTACCAGCAGGCCGGTGCGGACGGGATTTGCATGGTGGGTGTGCGGGACTTCGATCACCTCGAACAGATTGCCGAACACCTGAGCGTGCCACTGATGCTGGTCACCTACGGCAACCCTCTGCTGCGTGACGACAAACGCCTGGCGGAACTGGGCGTGCGGGTGACCATTGATGGTCATGGCGCGTACTTCGCAGCGATCAAAGCGACCTACGACAGTTTGCGCGAACAGCGGCAGATCTTTACCCAGGCGTCGGATTTGAGCGCTACCGAGTTGACTCACACGTATACGCAACCTGAGGAATACATTCGTTGGGCGGAAGAGTTTATGAGTGTGAAGGAATAG
- the astA gene encoding arginine N-succinyltransferase, producing the protein MIVRPVHVTDLPALMDLVQQAGPGFTTLPANEERLVHRVRWAQRTFAEQVERADADYLFVLEDDDQQVVGISALAGAVGLREPWYNYRVGLTVSSSPDLGIQRQIPTLFLNNEMTGQSEICSLFLHPDQRHGSNGRLLSLGRLLFVAEFPHLFGDKLIAELRGSADENGCSPFWDSLGRHFFKMDFSHADHLSGLGSKPFIAELMPRQPLYTCLLTEQAQAVIGKAHPNTEPALKILSAEGFVHQGYIDIFDAGPVIEAPVAKIRTVRDSQPLVLAIGTPDEQAPVWLIHNRRLENCRITTAQARLVGNSLIVDRLTAKRLQLQPGNSVRAVLLPNRQQQAVAA; encoded by the coding sequence ATGATTGTCCGTCCGGTTCACGTCACCGACCTGCCCGCCTTGATGGACCTGGTGCAACAGGCCGGCCCCGGCTTCACCACCCTGCCGGCCAACGAAGAGCGTCTGGTGCACCGGGTGCGCTGGGCCCAACGGACCTTCGCCGAACAGGTCGAGCGTGCGGATGCCGATTACCTGTTCGTGCTGGAAGATGACGATCAGCAAGTGGTCGGCATCAGTGCGTTGGCCGGCGCCGTTGGCCTGCGTGAGCCCTGGTACAACTATCGGGTCGGGCTGACGGTCAGTTCGTCGCCGGACCTGGGTATTCAGCGGCAGATTCCGACGCTGTTCCTGAACAACGAAATGACTGGCCAATCGGAAATCTGCTCGCTGTTTCTACACCCCGATCAACGCCATGGCAGCAATGGTCGGTTGCTGTCCCTGGGACGCTTGCTGTTCGTGGCCGAGTTCCCGCACCTGTTCGGCGACAAGCTGATTGCCGAACTGCGCGGCAGCGCCGACGAAAACGGCTGTTCGCCGTTCTGGGACAGCCTGGGCCGGCACTTCTTCAAGATGGACTTCAGCCACGCCGATCACCTGTCGGGGCTGGGCAGCAAACCGTTCATCGCCGAACTGATGCCACGCCAGCCGCTCTACACCTGCCTGCTCACCGAACAGGCCCAGGCCGTCATCGGCAAGGCACACCCGAACACCGAACCGGCGTTGAAGATCCTCAGCGCCGAAGGATTTGTGCATCAGGGCTACATCGACATCTTCGACGCCGGCCCGGTGATCGAAGCCCCGGTCGCGAAAATCCGCACCGTGCGCGACAGTCAGCCCCTGGTATTGGCCATCGGCACGCCTGACGAACAGGCCCCGGTGTGGCTGATTCACAACCGCCGCCTGGAAAACTGCCGCATCACCACCGCTCAGGCCCGGTTGGTAGGCAACAGCCTGATCGTCGACCGACTCACGGCCAAACGCCTGCAACTGCAACCGGGGAATTCGGTGCGGGCGGTGTTGTTGCCCAATCGACAGCAGCAGGCTGTGGCGGCCTGA
- a CDS encoding histidine phosphatase family protein gives MQATRLTLMCHARTVAQKLASFPTNEPLEFYGQWAKGSRSGQFEETPRLLCGPELRTQQTAELFGSDVEIIAALRDCDFGRWRGARINDLQKSEPEALQAWLDDPTSAPHGGESVAQLTVRVAQWLKSLEATPGHFLAITHPFVIHAALTQVLQAKAFNLIDVEPLSAIELRFTGRWRLRLLEGVI, from the coding sequence GTGCAGGCAACCCGTTTGACCCTGATGTGCCACGCGCGAACCGTCGCACAAAAATTGGCGAGTTTTCCTACGAATGAGCCGTTGGAATTTTATGGCCAATGGGCGAAGGGATCGCGTAGCGGCCAGTTCGAAGAGACGCCACGGCTGCTCTGCGGGCCGGAGTTGCGTACGCAGCAGACGGCAGAGTTGTTTGGCAGTGATGTTGAAATCATCGCGGCACTGAGGGATTGCGACTTCGGACGGTGGCGCGGGGCGCGGATCAATGACCTGCAAAAGTCCGAACCCGAGGCGCTGCAGGCCTGGCTCGATGACCCGACCTCGGCGCCCCATGGCGGTGAGTCGGTCGCGCAGCTCACGGTGCGCGTGGCGCAGTGGCTCAAGTCCCTTGAGGCAACACCGGGGCATTTCCTTGCCATCACCCATCCCTTTGTCATTCACGCCGCATTGACCCAGGTGTTGCAGGCCAAGGCGTTCAACCTGATCGATGTCGAACCGTTATCGGCCATCGAGTTGCGGTTCACCGGCCGCTGGCGGCTGCGTTTGCTTGAAGGAGTCATTTGA
- a CDS encoding arginine N-succinyltransferase: MLVLRPVELTDLPQLQQLARDSLVGVTSLPDDTERLRLKILDSCASFDKDVEVHGPENYFFVLEDLAARRLVGCSEILATAGFNEPFYSLRNRHFTSASRELNIEHGVPALSLCQDLSGHTLLRGFHIDTALVRTAFSELLSRARLLFIAAHSQRFAEAVITEIVGFSSEEAQSPFWDALGKHFFDLPYAEAERLCGLESRTFLAELMPQYPIYVPMLPQAAQDCIGRIHPDGQEAFDILEREGFETNSYIDLFDAGPTLYARTSNILSIAQSQIGTVQSASSIEASGRYLVSNDSLKDYRAIVAELSVQAGQPVGLSVEMCAALSVTDGSPIRLIAL, encoded by the coding sequence ATGCTGGTCTTACGCCCAGTCGAGTTAACCGACCTGCCCCAGTTACAGCAACTGGCGCGCGACAGTCTGGTCGGTGTCACGTCCTTGCCGGACGACACTGAACGCCTGCGACTGAAGATACTCGACTCCTGCGCCTCGTTCGACAAAGACGTCGAGGTGCATGGCCCGGAGAATTATTTCTTCGTACTGGAGGATCTCGCGGCCCGGCGTCTGGTGGGTTGCTCGGAAATCCTTGCCACCGCCGGCTTCAACGAACCGTTCTACAGCTTGCGCAACCGTCACTTCACCAGCGCTTCCCGAGAGCTGAACATCGAACACGGCGTGCCGGCGTTGTCGTTGTGCCAGGACCTCAGCGGCCACACCTTGCTGCGGGGTTTTCATATCGACACGGCACTGGTGCGCACAGCGTTTTCGGAGTTGCTGTCCCGGGCGCGCCTGTTGTTCATCGCCGCCCATTCGCAGCGCTTTGCCGAAGCGGTGATCACCGAGATCGTCGGTTTCAGCAGCGAGGAGGCGCAGTCACCGTTCTGGGATGCGCTGGGCAAGCATTTCTTCGATTTACCCTACGCCGAGGCCGAGCGGCTCTGCGGTCTGGAGAGCCGGACCTTCCTCGCCGAACTGATGCCGCAATACCCGATCTACGTGCCGATGCTGCCCCAGGCTGCGCAGGATTGCATCGGCCGGATTCACCCCGACGGCCAGGAGGCCTTCGATATCCTTGAGCGCGAGGGATTTGAAACCAACAGCTACATCGACCTGTTTGACGCAGGCCCGACGCTGTATGCGCGCACCTCGAACATTCTCTCCATCGCGCAAAGCCAGATCGGTACGGTGCAGTCGGCTTCGTCCATTGAGGCGAGCGGCCGTTACCTGGTGAGCAACGATTCGCTGAAGGATTACCGCGCCATCGTCGCCGAACTGAGTGTCCAGGCTGGGCAACCGGTAGGGTTGAGCGTCGAGATGTGCGCCGCCCTGAGCGTGACCGATGGCAGCCCGATCCGCCTGATTGCCCTGTGA
- a CDS encoding glutamine synthetase family protein: MSERLSPLPMTTIVTTDLIGVTRGRSFPTDELEHYVATGCGWVPANSALTPQDVIASTNPWGAYGDLRLIPDLSSRVTVSNGPDAKAPALDFIHGDIRETDGRPWGACPRTLLRNEVERYRAELGLQVNAAFEHEFNLGSGKADQLAFSLEAQRQGAEFGGWLLSALRAGGVEPEMFLPEYGKHQYEITCRPALGVAAADRAVNVREITREIARQMDLDLSFAPKTSEHAVCNGVHLHVSLLDLDGQPLMYDADTINGLSTLGQHWAAGILHYLPALCAFTAPTPVSYERLQPHHWSASYACLGQRNREAALRICPTVSLGGKSVAAQYNLEFRAMDATASPHLAMAALLIAGRLGIEQRLALNAITDETPDSLNEEQRQARGIVALPASLDQALECLRNSEALIEALPSELMDTWIALKTEELTLTEQLSPAERCEHYARVY, translated from the coding sequence ATGAGCGAACGCCTGTCGCCGCTGCCCATGACCACCATCGTCACCACCGACCTGATCGGCGTGACCCGTGGCCGCTCGTTCCCCACCGATGAACTTGAACACTACGTGGCGACGGGTTGCGGCTGGGTGCCGGCCAACAGCGCCCTGACCCCGCAAGACGTCATCGCCTCCACCAACCCGTGGGGCGCCTATGGCGATCTACGCCTGATTCCCGACCTGAGCAGCCGGGTGACGGTGAGCAATGGCCCGGATGCCAAGGCCCCGGCATTGGACTTCATTCACGGCGACATTCGTGAAACCGATGGCCGCCCGTGGGGCGCCTGTCCGCGCACGCTGTTGCGCAATGAAGTGGAGCGCTATCGCGCCGAACTGGGTTTGCAGGTCAACGCCGCGTTCGAGCATGAATTCAACCTGGGCAGCGGCAAGGCCGATCAGCTGGCGTTCTCCCTTGAGGCACAGCGTCAGGGCGCCGAGTTCGGTGGCTGGCTGCTCAGCGCCCTGCGCGCCGGCGGCGTCGAACCGGAAATGTTCCTGCCCGAATACGGCAAGCATCAATACGAAATCACCTGCCGCCCCGCCCTCGGTGTAGCGGCGGCGGACCGTGCGGTGAACGTGCGCGAGATTACTCGCGAGATCGCCCGGCAGATGGACCTGGACCTGAGCTTCGCGCCGAAGACGTCCGAGCATGCCGTGTGCAACGGCGTGCACCTGCATGTGAGCCTGCTGGACCTGGACGGCCAACCGCTGATGTACGACGCCGACACGATCAATGGCCTGTCGACTCTCGGCCAGCACTGGGCCGCCGGCATCCTGCATTACTTGCCGGCGCTGTGCGCGTTTACCGCGCCGACACCGGTGTCCTATGAACGATTGCAGCCGCATCACTGGAGCGCGTCCTACGCCTGCCTCGGCCAGCGCAACCGCGAAGCGGCGCTGCGGATCTGCCCGACCGTGAGCCTGGGCGGCAAATCCGTGGCAGCGCAATACAACCTCGAATTTCGCGCCATGGACGCCACGGCTTCGCCGCACCTGGCCATGGCCGCACTGCTGATTGCCGGTCGCCTGGGCATCGAACAACGCCTGGCCTTGAATGCGATCACCGATGAAACCCCCGATTCCCTGAACGAAGAGCAACGCCAGGCCCGCGGCATCGTCGCCCTGCCCGCGTCCCTTGACCAGGCGCTTGAGTGCCTGCGCAACAGCGAAGCGCTGATCGAAGCCCTGCCGAGTGAACTGATGGACACCTGGATCGCCCTTAAAACCGAGGAACTGACGCTGACGGAACAGCTGTCGCCCGCCGAACGCTGTGAGCACTATGCACGCGTGTACTGA
- a CDS encoding isochorismatase family cysteine hydrolase, with protein sequence MFTLPHHSPRDLPFTANHTALLLVDMQRAWLEPQFDPHLNGPDGEYFLTRTHMQVVPNQRRLLSAFRSARQNVLHTIIESLTADGRDRSLDHKLSDMHLPKGSASARIIDDLTPVENEIVLPKTSSGVFNSTNIDYVLRNLEARHLIIAGIVTDQCVDMAVRDAADRGYLVTLVEDACATYTPQRHQACLNAIKGYCWITDTQTVLGRLQEMPA encoded by the coding sequence ATGTTCACGCTCCCCCATCACTCGCCCCGCGACTTGCCGTTCACTGCCAACCACACCGCGCTGTTGCTGGTAGACATGCAACGGGCCTGGCTCGAACCGCAGTTCGACCCGCACCTCAACGGACCGGATGGCGAATACTTCCTGACCCGCACCCACATGCAGGTGGTGCCCAATCAACGCCGGTTGCTCAGTGCATTTCGCAGCGCACGGCAAAACGTCCTGCACACGATCATCGAAAGCCTGACCGCCGACGGCCGCGACCGCTCGCTGGACCACAAGCTCTCGGACATGCACTTGCCCAAAGGCAGCGCATCGGCGCGGATCATCGACGACCTGACGCCTGTCGAAAACGAAATCGTTCTGCCCAAGACCTCCTCCGGGGTCTTCAACTCCACCAACATCGACTACGTGCTGCGCAATCTTGAGGCGCGGCACTTGATCATCGCCGGCATCGTCACCGACCAGTGCGTGGACATGGCCGTGCGTGACGCCGCAGACCGCGGCTACCTGGTGACGCTGGTGGAAGATGCCTGTGCGACCTACACGCCGCAGCGTCATCAAGCCTGCCTGAACGCGATCAAGGGTTACTGCTGGATCACCGACACCCAAACCGTGCTCGGCCGATTGCAGGAGATGCCAGCATGA
- a CDS encoding MurR/RpiR family transcriptional regulator — protein sequence MPSLRDLITDPGLDLTPSERKVIRALLDQYPRNGLGPMSRLAEHAGVSDPTIVRLVKKLGFSGYADFQDALLSDMDHRLRSPSALLQLRSHLQKGDAWSHYLADSHRALVETHALTQPEDVRILVEWLLDTRHQVHCFGGRFSSFLASYLLNHLRLLRPGCFALEDNAQLPDRLFDVQRQDVVLVFDYRRYQSQALRVANAAKSRNARVVLFTDIYASPLREMADLIISAPVESVSAFDSMVPALAQVEALIACLTLRSPELADRLEGIDALRTDFDTHLLEDK from the coding sequence ATGCCCTCTCTCAGAGACCTGATCACCGATCCCGGCCTGGACCTTACGCCGTCGGAACGCAAAGTCATTCGTGCCTTATTGGACCAGTACCCCCGTAACGGGCTGGGGCCGATGTCACGTTTGGCCGAACATGCCGGTGTCAGCGACCCCACCATCGTGCGGCTGGTGAAAAAACTGGGTTTCAGCGGTTACGCCGATTTTCAGGACGCCCTGCTCAGCGACATGGACCACCGCCTGCGGTCCCCCAGCGCCTTATTACAGCTTCGCTCTCATCTTCAGAAAGGCGACGCCTGGAGCCATTATCTGGCGGACAGCCATCGGGCGCTGGTGGAAACCCATGCACTGACCCAGCCCGAAGACGTGCGGATTCTGGTGGAATGGCTGCTCGACACCCGCCATCAGGTTCACTGCTTTGGCGGACGCTTCAGCAGTTTCCTCGCCAGCTATCTGCTCAACCATTTGCGCCTGCTGCGCCCGGGCTGCTTCGCCCTGGAAGACAACGCGCAACTGCCGGACCGGCTGTTCGACGTGCAGCGCCAGGACGTGGTGCTGGTGTTCGACTATCGCCGCTACCAATCACAGGCCCTGCGCGTGGCCAACGCGGCGAAAAGCCGAAATGCCCGCGTGGTGTTGTTCACTGATATCTATGCTTCACCGCTGCGAGAAATGGCTGACCTGATTATCAGTGCGCCGGTGGAATCGGTGTCGGCCTTCGACTCCATGGTGCCGGCGCTGGCCCAGGTCGAGGCGCTGATTGCCTGTCTGACCCTGCGCAGCCCGGAGCTGGCCGATCGCCTGGAAGGCATCGATGCCCTGCGGACCGACTTCGACACCCACCTGCTGGAGGATAAATAA